The Acidobacteriaceae bacterium genome includes a region encoding these proteins:
- a CDS encoding choice-of-anchor D domain-containing protein gives MILRRALPLLLCALVAILVTGCGATPNLSHPTPVGGQRSGIVHGGQQPVAGASIQLYAVGTTGNGSAATPLLTSTVTSDASGSFTITGLYSCTGATQVYIVATGGNPGVSTANPDIALMAAIGSCSSLASSTFININELTTVAAVATLAPYMQSATNVGASGPDNQLFYDFILANQFVDIATGTSPGASAPSGYIVPTAELNTLADILSACINSTGGTAGDGSLCGQLFSLATVSPNPAPTNTISALINIIDNPTQNVSSLYSLVPPTPPFQPTLTSAPSTFQMALTPPAGGTVLQVTPTSATFPATVVGSSFTSPAESFTLTNNSSQRITVSSVSVTGASGATFNPSQDCGGALDPGGSCSFTVTATPTEVGPDSGTLNINSSVSLTALTVPLSITGLAPGNSTATLSPSSTTFNIWGANADFILANTGSTVLNVGYLGANNTGTQQNGYSYTLSSDNCTAPIPAGSSCTFGLQNQLTAAWSSYQNLPSGVTGQAYVHDDTYADGGFQTARIVTNTGSILLQNNVVNGTVSFPPNQVGYSQTAAIELANVSTQIVGGNPATVVSGSPAASLTIGGANPGDFSVSAVTTSVSPNPSTSCPGGTSVCNITVTFDPTAAGTRTAKLSLDSGGSSTGQYILLTGTAVGSGPSFATSPAASSGLSITSFLPVNTDPKVISNDTVVVTNTGTTTLTLTAVFTGGEPSRFVADVSQCRSVAPQATCTVTVTPSSLLLGSYGATLVLADAASSASATLGVSSRTSNWIPTASLPSVYTFPSQAVNTTSAPVSFTVSDPNGYPIGDPITLSLPANSNFTLPVGTCPAGPQVCTLSVAFSPHTTGAIQENLLITDSVTGASSMVTLKGTATP, from the coding sequence ATGATCCTCCGCCGAGCCCTCCCGCTTCTCCTTTGCGCTCTGGTCGCAATCCTCGTCACCGGCTGCGGCGCGACCCCGAATTTATCGCACCCTACCCCTGTCGGCGGACAGCGGAGCGGCATCGTGCACGGCGGCCAGCAGCCTGTCGCGGGCGCGAGCATCCAGCTCTATGCGGTCGGCACCACCGGCAACGGTTCCGCGGCGACGCCGTTGCTCACCTCGACCGTCACGTCGGACGCGAGCGGCAGCTTCACGATCACGGGTCTTTACTCGTGCACGGGCGCCACGCAGGTGTACATCGTCGCGACGGGCGGCAACCCCGGCGTCTCCACCGCGAACCCCGACATCGCCCTGATGGCTGCTATCGGCTCCTGCTCCAGCCTCGCATCCTCCACCTTCATCAACATCAACGAGCTCACCACCGTCGCCGCGGTCGCCACGCTCGCGCCGTACATGCAATCCGCAACGAACGTCGGCGCCTCTGGCCCCGATAACCAGCTGTTCTACGACTTCATCCTCGCCAACCAGTTCGTTGACATCGCCACCGGTACATCACCCGGCGCCAGCGCCCCCTCCGGCTACATCGTCCCGACCGCAGAGCTCAACACCCTCGCCGACATCCTCTCCGCCTGCATCAACTCCACCGGCGGCACTGCCGGCGATGGCTCGCTCTGCGGTCAGCTCTTCTCCCTCGCCACCGTCAGCCCCAACCCCGCGCCCACCAATACCATCTCCGCGCTCATCAACATCATCGACAATCCCACGCAGAATGTAAGTTCGCTCTACTCCCTCGTTCCACCCACCCCGCCCTTCCAGCCCACGCTCACCTCGGCGCCGTCCACCTTCCAGATGGCCCTCACGCCTCCCGCCGGCGGCACCGTTCTCCAGGTCACGCCAACCTCTGCGACCTTCCCCGCCACCGTCGTCGGCTCCTCCTTCACGTCCCCGGCCGAAAGCTTCACCCTCACCAACAACAGCTCCCAAAGGATCACCGTGAGCTCCGTCTCTGTTACCGGCGCCTCCGGTGCCACCTTCAACCCTTCGCAAGATTGCGGCGGCGCGCTCGACCCCGGCGGAAGCTGCTCCTTTACCGTCACGGCGACACCCACAGAGGTCGGGCCCGACTCCGGCACACTCAACATCAACTCCTCTGTATCCCTCACGGCTCTGACCGTCCCGCTCTCCATCACCGGCCTGGCGCCCGGCAACAGCACCGCAACCCTCTCCCCCAGCTCCACCACCTTCAACATCTGGGGAGCCAACGCGGACTTCATCCTGGCCAACACTGGCAGCACGGTGTTGAACGTCGGCTATCTCGGCGCTAACAACACCGGCACCCAGCAGAATGGGTACAGCTACACGCTTTCCAGCGACAACTGCACTGCTCCCATTCCCGCCGGATCCTCCTGCACCTTCGGCCTTCAGAACCAGCTCACCGCAGCCTGGTCCAGTTACCAGAATCTGCCCTCCGGAGTCACCGGCCAAGCCTATGTTCACGACGACACCTACGCCGATGGCGGATTCCAGACAGCCAGGATAGTCACGAACACCGGCTCGATCCTCCTCCAGAACAACGTGGTGAACGGCACCGTCTCCTTCCCGCCGAACCAGGTCGGCTACAGCCAGACCGCCGCCATCGAGCTCGCGAATGTCAGCACCCAGATCGTCGGCGGCAATCCCGCTACCGTAGTCAGCGGCTCGCCCGCCGCGTCTCTCACCATCGGCGGCGCCAACCCCGGCGACTTCTCCGTCTCCGCCGTCACCACCTCCGTCAGCCCTAATCCATCCACGTCCTGCCCCGGGGGCACCTCCGTCTGCAACATCACCGTCACCTTCGACCCCACCGCCGCCGGCACCCGCACCGCCAAGCTCTCGCTCGACTCCGGCGGCTCCTCCACCGGTCAGTACATCCTCCTCACCGGAACCGCGGTCGGCTCCGGCCCGTCCTTTGCTACCAGCCCCGCGGCGTCCAGCGGCCTTTCCATCACCAGCTTCCTTCCCGTCAACACTGATCCCAAGGTCATCAGTAACGACACCGTCGTGGTCACCAACACCGGAACGACCACTCTCACCCTTACGGCGGTCTTCACCGGGGGCGAGCCCTCCCGCTTCGTCGCTGACGTAAGCCAATGCCGCTCCGTGGCCCCGCAGGCTACCTGCACCGTCACCGTGACCCCCTCGTCCTTGTTGCTGGGCAGCTACGGCGCCACCCTCGTCCTGGCCGACGCCGCCTCTTCGGCCTCCGCCACACTCGGTGTCAGCAGCCGAACCTCGAACTGGATACCCACCGCCTCGCTGCCCTCTGTCTACACATTCCCCTCCCAGGCCGTAAACACCACCAGCGCCCCCGTGTCCTTCACCGTGTCCGATCCGAACGGCTACCCCATCGGCGATCCAATCACCCTTTCCCTTCCCGCCAACAGCAATTTCACCCTGCCCGTCGGCACCTGCCCAGCCGGCCCACAGGTCTGCACGCTCTCGGTCGCCTTTTCGCCCCACACCACCGGCGCCATCCAGGAGAATCTCCTCATCACGGACTCTGTAACCGGAGCCAGCTCCATGGTCACGCTCAAGGGAACCGCCACGCCTTAG